The genomic segment tttttggctcTTGCTTCTCTTtagtatttatatttgtttcaataAGATTTAAGTTCTTTAAGATTTTACTAAAAAACCATAATCGTAATTGAATTAATCTGTATATAGTATGTGACTGGTTTTAAATAGGccaaatacatataaaaattcatAGTCAAGTCTCATTAGTATACTGCTAAGACATACGATtataatgttattaattttataagGAATAATTGTTTCTCTgaaatctttaattaattaatgtatagTCAAGTCTCACTAATATTCTATTATTAAGACATATGATGAAACTAATTTTCTTTAGTATATAAAGAAATCATTGTGTCTGTGACATCCTATTACATATGAAAACATATAGACAATTCTCATTGAACTGCATATGATTGTATTGCTTCCCACCAATTAAATGAAAAACCCAACTTTCGGGTGGCCATCTCCAGATGTCCAAATGTCCATGAACAGCCTCGCCTAACTTGTCTTATGAAATTataatcacaaattttattatcgattttgattatcttattgacaaatcatatgttataaCGTATAATTTAAACGTACCATTTCATTGGCGCCTTACGTTTCACCTTCTCCACCTACATGATTTGAGAtgggacaacaacaacaacacacacacaccataCAACCACAAATGcattgaaagaaaacaaagtttttaattaaaatggtTCTTTATCTTTCAAGTAATCATGTGCTTCGGCCTAATtcattatatcaaattttataaagttttgttttggtcaatattctataacattcattaattagatttaaatatttaaatttaaatggtTATATAACGACGAcactaaaataaattacttaactttgaccaaaacaaaatattactatCAAATACATGTTTAGTTGTAatgaacaaatattttttgatttaaaagaaaataattcttACAATTTTGTTACCTAGTTAAAATTCTATTTTGGAATGCTAGTAGTAAGCTTTGCACTAACAAGACACACCTCTACTTGAAAACCTTCTTTAAGACTTTAACGATGATTTTAGGCTGAGAGACAAAATTAACATGTCCCAACAACactttatacaatatttttatttttactcaaCGTGTGTAAATAGACTTTTTCGCAAATTTGCCTGATAAGTTTAACATtcatcaattaattttttttgcacaTAACTCCTTATAGGTTGGCgttacaaatattttgtttgatactATTTACCTAGGTTGAATCTTGTGCATCCatttacattataaaatcacaaaatgaaaatcaacgTGACTCACCCTCACCTATAAAAGCATATTTATATGATACAAACAATATTACTATTTCCACTATCAATaatataatacattttttttcttttaaaggcTTTCAATATAATACAATTTCTGAGATATTTTTGACTACATCATGATAAGATTCCGTATactgaaaataatataagaaaactttTTTCCATGATGAAATAGTTCTTTAAATACGGACTTATATAAGTGCGTTGTAGTAAGGACGAATATGCCAAGTCTTTAGTGgaagaaaaaatccaaaaaagtcactaaaaaaaaaaagaataattaaaacgTCAATTTGCATGCCTTCTTCGTTGCCTACTTTAATTTCCCGTTACATTGAGTCTTGAATCCACCATAACATTCGATGACATGGCGTAGTGAGAGCCTTTGATCTGTCTGACTATCGACAAGTATCAAACAATCTTGACGGtaggtgttgttgttgtcttgaaACAGTTTCTCTCATGTTGGTGAGTTGGTGTGAGCCTTTGAGGCTGCTCACACGAGGAAGGAGCGGAGAGAGCCGTTACCAAATGATCAGTTTCAATTTGACCTTTGGAATCTATATGTGACTTAAATACCCTTTGTACaaatcagttttatattatacatttatCATTTGAGTGGTTAAGACAAAATCTATGAAGTGTTTTTTAACCTATCAGGTAGAAAAATCTTGACCGCGAACTGCATGTACTAGAGAATATCTTGAGGAGTTTTAGGTCCCACCGATGCGGACCgtttgatattatttttctctataaCGCATGATTAATAGTAGCAACGAGATATTTTGCTCGTAAATTTTGAATCATTATTCTTGGGAATAATGCTTATAATATTTATTCACTTATATTCTACAATGTATTCTTAAGAAAATACAGCTTGGTTTATAACGTTTAACGTATGTGATAAGGCAAGTTActtcttcgtttttttgttggtatctAAATAACGTTTattaatgaataacaaagttacaAGAATCTGATAAAGATGGGAAGAAATACAGCTAGCTAGGTACAGATTACTATGAGAATCATGCTTTTCCAGTTCGGAATCAAACTTTTTGCAAATTCATTTGcagatttcttaaaaaattgaGGAATCCAACAAATTTTGAAAGTCTTCCAAACGTTTATTTATATAACCAGCTTATTTTCCTTCATATCTAGTTGTAATTATCGAAACTCGATATGAACAATTTGTAAGAAGAATAGAGGATCAATAAATTGTGAGTACAAATTTGGAAAACTGAATATAAATTTGCTATTAATGATAAGTTTATTACAACTGAATGTAAATTTCCgactgttctgatttggtgaaaaTGGTGTTTTTGCACTCTGAGTGGCCTGCATTAAAAACTTATTTGGATGAGATCAAAGCTGacaattaagaatttttttccttctctatcATCTTAATCCCCAGATCGCAATGATAAAGCGGATAAGCTAACACGTAGTGCTCGTGTAAATTCGCATCTAATTAcatgtaaacaatttttctttcaattggTTTGTTTAAGCTGATCATGTACTttgtcggaaaaaaaaaaattgaataataaatTTATCGACTTTGAATATTGGCTTCAGATTTAACAATTAATCTTCACGTATAGACcaataaataatactattaagcaaaaaaaaactatggtctatctttttgtgattttaatttattttataaactatttaCTACCAATATATATCTTGAGTCCAAACTGAAAAAGCCTTGCGGTCTTAAAATCCTTAATCTATTTTAGCGGCTGTATTGCAAAAACTAATTTAGTGCACTAATATTAGTTTGATTAGTATAGAGTCGAGAGTGCGAGaatcataactatttttttttttgttttgtcttcgaATTCTCAGAGTTAATTATCTGTTAGACTTTAAAAGACTTGTGAAGCGTACGGGATTTTGATGATAACAATTTTACATCTTACATCAGACTATATAATAACTTCACAGTTTTATGAAAACATTTCTTCACGTGCGGATTagcaaaaaattatatatcaacgAACTACTGATATAAGTATTTATAGTTCAATGTCGGCAacaacatgatatatataatatacaggAAACAATAATGTAAGCGAAAAAGAGAGTATATTACtgtaattaattatagtatACACAACAAAAGGTAACCTTGACAATTCCATATTTACAGCAAACAAACACATCTCTaacattttctatattattttttgttgttttttttttctcacagtATGGTAATGTCTGTTTTTCAGATGCAGATGGATGTTAGAagaattataattattggtACCATTGAGGAGTTTAACATGTTTTTGCAGACTAGAAAATAGTTTTTGGCTGTGTTTAATTAAAGGTAAAAAGTATTAATTAGCTCATCCTTATGTGTATTTTCACCAAAATTTGAATTAGATACATAAATGACAATATatagataactttttttttgccatatacatatatgtacataattaataacaaaaaaacagaaaaaattatatctataaatattagctcaaataaaaatttaaaactttctgaatttaaatatagaaaaattttctaaaaataataccATAAAATTGAAACTAATACCTCACCCATTACAGCTGtcaaaaactccaaaaaaacaGTATAATTATTAATGCTAttataaaaggaaacaaaaaaaaccccatTTATCATGTTACTGTTTACATCGCTAATACATTTCCCATCAAAATCAATTTCAGATTACTAATCAAAAATATACACAAGTgagaacaaaaggaaaaaaaaaaaaagaataaaaagaaagaaagggtaGTTtcggaaataaaaaaaataatcaaaagtgaTTTGTTGCTTTccctataaaaagaaaaaacaacagtCTCCACCACACCACTCTTTAACCGTCCCTTGAAgcctctcaatttttttttaaaaaatatctccGGCGCATCTCCGCCGCAACAACCACCATAAACGATGGAATCTCCATCCTCAAAATCATCGGAGAAATCATCAGGGACTGTTCTTCTCGGAAAATACGAACTCGGTCGTCGAATCGGAAGCGGAAGCTTCGCAAAAGTCCATGTAGCTCGTTCGATCTCCACCGGCGAACTCGTAGCTATCAAAATCATCGACAAGAAGAGAACCATCGACGCCGCTATGGAGCCGAGGATCATCCGAGAGATCGAAGCGATGCGTCGTCTCCAAAACCACCCGAACGTCCTCAAAATCCACGAGGTCATGGCCACTAAATCCAAGATCTACCTCGTCGTGGAATACGCCGCCGGAGGCGAGCTCTTCACCAAACTCGTCCGATTCGGTCGACTCAACGAATCGGCGGCGCGTCGTTACTTCCAGCAGCTCGCCTCCGCGCTTAGCTTCTGCCACCGCGACGGGATCGCTCATCGCGACGTGAAGCCGCAGAATCTCCTCTTGGACAAGAACGGGAACCTCAAGGTCTGCGACTTCGGTTTGTCCGCTTTGCCGGAGCACCGTAGCTGTAACGGGTTGCTTCATACAGCTTGTGGTACGCCGGCTTACACAGCGCCGGAAGTGATTGCTCAGAGAGGTTACGACGGAACTAAAGCTGATGCGTGGTCGTGTGGTgtgtttctctttgttcttcttgcaGGTTATGTGCCTTTTGATGATTCCAACATTGTTGCGATGTACCGGAAGATTCATAAAAGAGAGTACCGGTTCCCGAGCTGGATCTCTAAACCGGCTCGGTCTATCATCTATAAGTTGCTTGATCCGAATCCGGAGACGAGGATGAGTATCGAAGCTGTGACTGAAACGGCTTGGTTTCAAAAGTCTCTTGAGGTTCAGTCTAACGTGATTGAGTTGGATCGGTTTCTTGAGAAAGAGGCGAAGTCGAGCGATGCGGTTACGGCCTTTGATTTGATCTCGTTGTCATCGGGATTGGATCTTTCGGGGTTGTtcgagaggaggaagaggaaggagaagaggttTACTGCGAAAGTGTCAGCGGAAGGAGTGGTGGAGAAGGCAGAGATGATAGGCGAaaagttagggtttagagttgAGAAGAAGGACGAGGCTAAGGTGGTTGGATTGGGAAAAGGAAGAACTGCTGTGGTGGTTGAGGTGGTGGAGCTGGCGGAGGGGTTGGTTATTGCGGAGGTGAAGGTGGCTGAAggtgaagaggaggaggaggagtctcATTGGTCGGAGCTAATTGTAGAGCTTGAGGAGATTGTGCACTCATGGCACAACTGACGTCATCTTAGCTAGAGTTGGTTATCTTTTAGCTTTAGTTTGTGTAGAAATCTCAAAGATGACTTTAGCTTTGCTTTCAAGGttcagtttatatataatattatgaaGATTAGtggattcactttttttttttttttatgtcactTTGAGTTTGAGTGTCACCTCTCTTCTTACCATACCATTGATACCAAAGAGACAAACGTAAAATAGTCGAAGATATAATGAGAACTTGATTGGGTTTGCCGTCTAAAATCGTATATATAATACCAAATTTCAAACATATAACTTTTTAACGTAAATTAgttaaaatattagaatttgATTGGGGTTCCAGcgtaaaattgtatatataatatcaaacttcaaacatataattttttcatgtaaaatggttaaaaatattactatgAGAGTTTGACTGAGATTCGCGCGTAAAATTGTATTATATAAGATCAAAtttcaaacatataatttttcccTCGTAAAATGGTTAAAATTTATTACGAAAGCTCGATTAGGTTTCCCGCGTAAACGTTTGATCGTTactatcaaattttaaaacggtTATGTGTGAATTTAAACGGTTTTAAATCAAAAGTGTTTTTGGATCCATTTTGGTAGCCAAATAATcccttatttaatatttactagATTTATTCACATGTGAGTTATGCtagattacaaattaaaaatgttagcattacaaattgtttaaaataattatagtcATGGAAATTGCTAAAAGAATATATGTATTCATATTTGTTTTACCAAGCAATTTACAAcgcaaaaattacaaaaaatatatgctAGGTATATCGTAATAACAAAAGTTCTATATAAGAATCTCAAAAAAACATACAACACTTCTTTCTTGACGTAATCAAGTTAagaatctaaaaaaacaaaacaattgaatagagaaagaaagaagtattATATAAGTATGTGAAcatctttacaaaaacaaatcaaaactcaTGACAATTCGAGTATGACGTAATTGTTAACAACGCatgcaatgttattttttaagGTCTGTAAAATATGTTACAAGTTGGTCATAATCAGGAAGCTTAGGATGAACGTGTGGAGTAGCTAAtcttcattgttcttcttcttttgccttCACAGCCTTAATCTGATTTACCATATGGTCTTCATCAGGAAGCTTTGGTTGAACTAGTCTTTGtagttcttcctcttcttttgcCTTCACGGCCTTAATATGATTTTCATCTGATCATAATCAGGATGATGAACGTGTTGATTAGTTACTGCTTTTTGTCTATCCTCTTGTCCTTCCTTCTTTGAtgaccttcttcttctatgaTGAGTCCTTTTTGGCATCTTGTAATACGTTATACTCTCCATGTCACAAAGCTCTTTTATTGATGAtaaagacgatgatgatgatcttctttttttcttgatcaCATCTTTCTTTGAATCTGAATACTTTTTGATCTTCTCCCATTTGAGCCTCTTCTATATAATCATCTTCCAGTgatctctcttcctttcttatctcttcttcaaaatccGTGAGGCTGAATTTATAAACTCCGTCTGGTGATTGCTTGCAAACCAAGCAACTATTCAAATCCAttaatctcttctcttcctttcttaTATCTTCAAAATTGCTGATGAAATTATAAACTCCGTCTGGTGAATTCTTATCCAAAGCAACTATTCAAAGCCAttaatctcttctcttcctctttatcCACCTAAACACACAccagtttaaaaaaattatgattcaaagagaaaaaataaatatctagtGATCTTTTTATTACACCAATAACAAGAAATATAACATTACCTGTTTATCAATTTTAGGTGTATATTCAAATCTCAATGCTTCTAAACGGTGACTAAACTCCATAGCTATTTCACCcaatagtgatgatgatggtgctcttctctcttcttcattactCTCTCTAGATCTGAGTATAATCATCCTCCAATAATTTATCTTCCTTTCTTATCTCTTCTTCGTAATCCTTGAGGCAAATTTTATAAACTTCGTGTGGTAATTGCTTGTCTGAACAACAATTCAATTCCGAATTCAttactttcttctcttcctttttattCACCTAAAAAAACCCACACACACTAGTCCAACAAAATTAATTGTGATtccaagaaaaaacaatatctagtgatatttaattattacaCTAATAACAAGATAAATAACATTACCTGTTTATCAATCTCAGGTACATGTATATTTATGCCTCAAAACTTTTAAGCGGTGAACATACTGCTTAGCTATTTCATCCAATAGTCTAAACTTCAAACCTTCGGACACCAAAAATatcgacaatttttttttcatctgagttttaaagatttacgAACTATTATAATTAGGACTCAGACTCCCCGTGATATCGAagagaaataattttaaagaaaaaaaaataaaataatattaaatttaaacttatatattatatatttatttgaaagtaatagaatagtttaagAGTATATGatcctaaaaaaaagaaaataataaatagtactAAAACTAcacaaatattaaacataaagtGTTAGAAAaatacaaccatcaaaatgaaaaccaaaaattttgttcatgataaaaaaaatattttgggaaAGAgacaactcaaaaaaaaaaactacacaaaTGTTAAATAGAAAGTgttaaaaacacaaccatcaaaatgaaaaccaaaaattttgttcatgataaaaaaatattttgcaaagagacaactcaaaaaaaaaattatacaggGAAAAGTCAGTATACTGAATCGAGGCAATCTTgtcaaaaatattgttaatgtattataaatataagatattttataaagaattatgacaaaaaaattgCAACTATTATAAcagttattaatatttatattattagtaaaaaaactatattaaaaaagtgATCTTAAGTGAAGATATCGAACAAATGGTTGTAGTGAGTAAatgtaaatttataataaaataattataaatacaaaatatatttagtctttagtgaaaatgtatcaaggaaaattatagtaaaaatacacaacttctaaaaataaaatacatatttttacaagtgttaagataaatagacgcaactctaaattatattttaaaattaaaattttatattgctataatcatttctaaaatctctaagttagattatagaataacattggatactagatattaatatattaatttttaaattattttgatttaacataaaacacaaaacatgtttcaacgaacaatgatttgttagtaactaaagaagagacaaatctatatagagttcaaaagacatgaataatgaatagacacaactatttaaagaaaatgtagtgattaaataaaatgaaaaatatggtGAAAAGACACATGTCTACAATGAACCTAcgcaactatatatatatatatatattttaaattacaacaTATTTTGTTACGAAAATGTACGACGATAAATCACAACTGTTATTGATTGCTATCATTGAATCAGATAAAGATAACGATGTACGAACGTACTCTTGCTAATGCGTGCTTCTTGTTTATGAGTAGCTTAAGACGATGTTGAAGCTGTTGCAACAACTGTTCGCATGTGGAAGTTGTTCGCCATCAACGAGAGAACAATGAATCAAACATGATGAATCTGAGTTTGTGTTGTACGTGGCAGCTAGCAACCTGAAGGATGATGGGGATTTATAGAAACATTAAGAAAGTGGCCATGGCGGTTTATTTCCAACTCCTTTTTTAATCAGCGATTATGACTAAAATTGATAATGTAACTAAAATtacaactctatatatatatatatatatatatatatatatattacaataattgatttgatttaCAATAGAGAAAATTTGTAGATTTGTTTTAGCCAAATTATACATCTTTcaggaaatatataatttgatgtacTAGATAACTTTATTATGGGTGGTGGTGACAATATCCATTACATTCTAGAAAGATGTATATAATTATAGAATAATtgtgattatattatttttttttcttctaataaatcTTCTATTTGgacaaaaataattgatttgtttaGAGACAATGGAAAACAAGAAATAGATATTGAATAgttgtttttattgatcaaagtatCGAACTCAAATACAAGAATTTAAGGCATAACGAATCAATCTTTAACCCGTGCGTTAGAATTGAGTTGTGTGTCTTTTGCTTTAGGTCTCTTGTTTTGCTCTCGATTTCGTCCCTGTTATGTCGATATCGCTATCTTGTTATAGAGAAGTCTCTTTATCCTAATACTCATGATATTTGGATTTGGATAACCGCCTCTTCATGAGATAAGGTCGTTCCAAATATTCTCTCCACGAGATTAAGTTAAATATCTTCTTGATAATATCCTAACAAATCAGAGTCGGCCCCAAAGTCC from the Camelina sativa cultivar DH55 chromosome 12, Cs, whole genome shotgun sequence genome contains:
- the LOC104732184 gene encoding CBL-interacting serine/threonine-protein kinase 4-like, coding for MESPSSKSSEKSSGTVLLGKYELGRRIGSGSFAKVHVARSISTGELVAIKIIDKKRTIDAAMEPRIIREIEAMRRLQNHPNVLKIHEVMATKSKIYLVVEYAAGGELFTKLVRFGRLNESAARRYFQQLASALSFCHRDGIAHRDVKPQNLLLDKNGNLKVCDFGLSALPEHRSCNGLLHTACGTPAYTAPEVIAQRGYDGTKADAWSCGVFLFVLLAGYVPFDDSNIVAMYRKIHKREYRFPSWISKPARSIIYKLLDPNPETRMSIEAVTETAWFQKSLEVQSNVIELDRFLEKEAKSSDAVTAFDLISLSSGLDLSGLFERRKRKEKRFTAKVSAEGVVEKAEMIGEKLGFRVEKKDEAKVVGLGKGRTAVVVEVVELAEGLVIAEVKVAEGEEEEEESHWSELIVELEEIVHSWHN